The genomic window GAAGCTGAAGCACGTGGAACCAAAACAAAGATCAATGACAAGATCATAAAACTCATCAAGATCTGCATTGCATAAGTCATAAATGCAATCAAATTACCAACTTGCATTGATTGGTTGGCAATATAATTAGCACCTAACCAAGTGATACCAATGTTAGTACCACTCATGATCAATGTTACAAATGGCACCATCATGGCAACAATTGTGTAAACTTTGATGGCATTGTTTGTATAGTCGTCATTAGCGCCCTTAAAACGATTTTGTTCAAATCCATCTTGTCTAAAAGCTCTAATAACTCTGACACCAGTCAAACCTTCACGGAAGATCAGGTTCAAGCGGTCAGTCTTTTTCTGCATTGCTTTAAATAATGGAACTGCGAAATACATGACACTACCAACAACAATGATCAATGCTGGAATAACAATAATAAAAATCTTCGTCATCTCCGCATTTTTTTGGTAGGCCATAAAACTAGCACCAACTAACATGATTGGCGCCATGATCATCATTCTTAACATCATGACGATAACATTTTGAATTTGCATAACATCATTAGTTGTTCTTGTCGTTAATGATGATGTGTCAAAAGAATCAAATTCATCATGTGAAAAGAACAAAACTTTTCTGAATAAATCCGAGCGTAATTTTTGTCCTAAGCCTTGAGAAGCTTGAGAAGCAAGAAAAACGTTACAAACAGAGGCTAAGACTGTCAGAACTGAAATAATGATCATTTTCATTCCGGCAGTCATGATGTAGCCTGTATCACCCTTGGCAATACCGTTATTAACGATATCAGATGTAATATTAGGTAGATACAATGAAGCTACGACCTGACCGATCATGAACAAGATCGAGCCAGTAACTTGCCAAATATTCAGACGTCCTCGAACTATCTTAAACATTCATTCACTCCCTTTTTTCTAGACCAAAGCAGTCATTGTAGTATTAAATCACTATTTGCGATATTATTCTATAAATAGAATAAATAAGGTGGTCCCTCATTGACTAATAAAAATATTCAACCAAATCCATTTAAAAGTCTATTTCATATTATAGCCTTTATCCTACTGTTTTTAGTAGAGCAAATTCCATTAAGTATTTTAACGCTTACAAAAGCTAATCTTGGTAAAAACTATGACGCCTATATTCGAATCGCACCAATAATTTCATTAGTATTGATGGCCATTGCGGGAACGATACTATTCTTGGTCTTTCGACGAGCTCAACAGTTCGATACCATCCCGTTTTCAGGAAAAACTTGGCTGACAGTTTTAGCAGGGATCATACTTGCGATGTTAGTTAACTACGGATTGCTCCCGTTCATGCGGGCACAAAATTCCAACGTTGATGCCTTGAATACCCTCGGACAGAACAGTCAAGCTATCTTGATATTTTCTGTCCTAGTCATCTCGCCAATTTTTGAAGAGGTCCTCTTTCGAGGAATTTTGATGAATTGGTTTTTCCCAAATCGTCCGATCATTTCGATCTTGATCAGTGGAATCGTCTTTGGATTCGCACATGCACCAATTTCAAACGATACCGACTGGATCTACGCATTATCAAAAATCCTATTAGGTGTTATCCTGGCAACTGTTTATTACCGGACTAAGAATATTAAAGCTGATATTTCCGTTCACTTCTTAAACAATTTCTTGTCGATCGTCCTGGCTATCTAATATGCAAAATAAAAATAAACAAGAACTAGAAACTTCATATAAAAATACGATTCGAAATATTTTAGTCTACGCAATTTTAAGTATTGTTTTAATGGCAACGGGACTCGTTACCAAATGGATCATCTTTGAATTTGTCTCATTAGCATCAGCCGCAATTACATTTATCTATGTAATTTATTTAGTATATTTATTGATTCTTAAATTGAGGTTAAAAAAATGAATAAATCATTATTGACACAACAACTAACTTCAAGGTAAAATATCCTTTGTTGTTTGATTGCCCGTTGGTCAAATGGTTTAAGACGCCACCCTCTCAAGGTGGAGTTATGGGTTCGATTCCCATACGGGTGATATTTTTTAATCTTGAGAATTATTCTACTTTCCAAAATAGCTGTAAACGTTGAGTTTGTGGCTTTTTTATTTATTTGGAATTCCATAGAACTCTAAACTCTCAAGTTATTGTCACACATAAATCAAAGCATAGATGTAATTTTGAATGTACTATGATTTTATTGAGGGTATGAATAAAAAATAGGCCAATTAATAAATATAATCATTTTTATTAATTGGCCTATTTTTGTTGATCATGAATACAGATACCAAGAATTGAAATTGAGATTACTAAATAATTAGCTCAAATCGTTTTTCTATGCACACTTTACCATAAATTGTTTGAGCTAAACTTGCTCAATTATAAAAATACATTTCGATTCCTGAGCTTCATATCGCTGAAATAAAAACACCTTTTAAAAAAATAAAAACTTTGAATAAAAAATTTATATAAATAATAATCTCTACTCCTTTCATTCTAATTGGAATAAAAAAACCACACCATAATCAATTAGGTGTGGTTAATATTCGACTATCCCAAGAACATGATTTTACAACCCATACTCAATATATCCAAATTTCGTCATATACTCCATTTTCTTGATGGGACATATCGTACAAAATCAAAAATATAACAAAGTTTCATAGTAATATTTTACAATGTGATTGTATTATAAACAAAGGCCATACGATCTGTCTCTTAAAGATTTGAAAATCAATCAGATAGTCGTAACGTACAAAACAGATATGAGAGATGACCACGAGAATATTTACATCTGTTATATCAACATTGTGTATGCTGTCGTGGAATCTTATCTATGAAGAAGATTCCCTTGATTGTACAGGTAGAAATGTTCCCCTGAATAGGGGTAAATAACACCCCATCTTCTGGGATGGGTACAATCTCTAGCAATTGATTAAATTAATAACAATGAATAAGTAGCAACATTATACACAGATCTATTTAAAATTACCGCCACTATAATTTTCGCATAATCCGCACTGGAATTAGGAAAATGATCAATCTCAAATCTCTTTATTTATAAAAACCAGCATAAGACAATTATTTAGAAACAAAAAGCCGCTACTTAGTAGCGGCTGGTTTCGACATGAGAATGGCCATCCACACAGGTGGCTTACGTGATTGTCGCATTTTCAACATTTCGCATTTACTCATGAATTACGATAACCTGTATAAGTATATTACCTTTTAAGCTACATCTTTGTCAACACATATCCACTAACCAAAAGTTGCAATCACGCATACATTAATCATAATAAACATCATTACTGAATACTCTAAGTGTGTTATTTCTATATGGAAAATACATATTATATCGTGCACCAATGTCTTTAAGTAATACACAGTTTCCATTAATTTGAGAATCTTTATCCGCTAAACAAGCTCTAAATACGAGGTTTGCAAAAACATCTGCAACTTGAAGAACGTCTTTTTCTTTAGAATCTGCATAAGAACATTGCGAAACGTCGCTTAGAACACTAGATTCAAAACAGAACTTTATGGTCAAATAGTCTTTAAGACTGTTTATACTAGATACCGTACAGTTTCTTTCATCAAGTGTCATTTTTAGATTATAATCATCTTGATAGTTCTTTGGTATAAATTGCTTCAAATAGTTTCCAATAACATAATTGAAACACAACTCAACGTCATCGTGAAATCTCTCAGACAAAAAATTATTGTCAATAACAATATAATGAAACTTTGCATCCGTTTTTTCCAACACCTGATCGAGTATGTATCTTTTCATTTTGACCGGCATTTGCGATCCTTTTACTTCCACAGAATAGTTCATTTGAAGATTGGGATTATGGGTGATGAAATTTTTCTTTGCACGTCTAAAAACACGTCGAACCTTATACGGCTCCTCTGTTTCGACTATCGAAATAATGAAATAACGTTTTTTAGGATTTTTACTTCTAGTTATACTTCCTGATTCATCAATAAAGAGCATATTATTTCCCTTTTAACTTTGTTTATTCCCTTATCATACATATTTACTCCACCAATTGCCATTATTTCATGTACAGGGACCCTGAACTAATCAGCACTCAAAATCATTTGAACATCCATAAAATATTTACAATTATATTTCCATAAAATATTATATCTAAATCTCGAGGTAATAACGTATGAACGATAGTAGGC from Companilactobacillus sp. includes these protein-coding regions:
- a CDS encoding CPBP family intramembrane glutamic endopeptidase, yielding MTNKNIQPNPFKSLFHIIAFILLFLVEQIPLSILTLTKANLGKNYDAYIRIAPIISLVLMAIAGTILFLVFRRAQQFDTIPFSGKTWLTVLAGIILAMLVNYGLLPFMRAQNSNVDALNTLGQNSQAILIFSVLVISPIFEEVLFRGILMNWFFPNRPIISILISGIVFGFAHAPISNDTDWIYALSKILLGVILATVYYRTKNIKADISVHFLNNFLSIVLAI
- a CDS encoding DUF3800 domain-containing protein, with product MLFIDESGSITRSKNPKKRYFIISIVETEEPYKVRRVFRRAKKNFITHNPNLQMNYSVEVKGSQMPVKMKRYILDQVLEKTDAKFHYIVIDNNFLSERFHDDVELCFNYVIGNYLKQFIPKNYQDDYNLKMTLDERNCTVSSINSLKDYLTIKFCFESSVLSDVSQCSYADSKEKDVLQVADVFANLVFRACLADKDSQINGNCVLLKDIGARYNMYFPYRNNTLRVFSNDVYYD
- a CDS encoding ABC transporter ATP-binding protein, which translates into the protein MFKIVRGRLNIWQVTGSILFMIGQVVASLYLPNITSDIVNNGIAKGDTGYIMTAGMKMIIISVLTVLASVCNVFLASQASQGLGQKLRSDLFRKVLFFSHDEFDSFDTSSLTTRTTNDVMQIQNVIVMMLRMMIMAPIMLVGASFMAYQKNAEMTKIFIIVIPALIIVVGSVMYFAVPLFKAMQKKTDRLNLIFREGLTGVRVIRAFRQDGFEQNRFKGANDDYTNNAIKVYTIVAMMVPFVTLIMSGTNIGITWLGANYIANQSMQVGNLIAFMTYAMQILMSFMILSLIFVLVPRASASAARIQEVLSKESTIDTVAKPAKIKGEASLEFNDVNFRYVGAEKLALTNINFQMDKGQTLAIIGGTGSGKTTLINLIPRFYDSETGVVRINGTDVKALNTEDINRKVAMVPQKAVLFKGTIRSNMLYGKEDATDDEIWHALEIAQADGFVNELDDKLDAVVEQGGDNFSGGQKQRLAIARALVKDASIYVFDDSFSALDFKTDLNLRTALQNDEKINQSVVVIVGQRISTVADANQILVLDDGKMVGLGTHQELKENNKTYQEIIESQIREGQ